Proteins encoded within one genomic window of Natator depressus isolate rNatDep1 chromosome 1, rNatDep2.hap1, whole genome shotgun sequence:
- the LOC141991863 gene encoding interferon-induced protein with tetratricopeptide repeats 5-like, with the protein MSTLRLKEKLQALQCHFTWNFEIRDQVDAVHLLQTLALRIAHTHYQNQPTLLAMQAYLCHLQGQYEDALQSLREAEEILQRDHPDNFPRQVLVIYGNYAWIYYHLAHYDLVELYLDKVREICRSLKSRSPHAAQIPEIHAQKGWSLLAAGFRNGTEATKCFQIALREDEANGEFLAGLAIAVFASWTHSHKPVLREAAKKKLVAILHEQQQNYEAKVYLAKILKKCDRQQAKALLEDVVQNSLDPEVLRHAAKFFQPEFIEKAISVLEQAISLNPNYHLLHYDLGVCYKKQLEQAKSGRREEILAAAIEAFKKAVQKDPASVFSRLALAEMYGENTPHYQEEIYLNLLSEMPSLSKKCQQAVYLHWGDFLFYKQKSVWEAAKMYKAGFAIPDNYLERQQLKSRLEEVSGEFQQSFQTTEAEAIHYFIQENESPWYMGRSTGGNNRAGDWRRRENAGSFPFPSVDTPRPLS; encoded by the exons ATGAG CACCCTGCGTctgaaggagaagctgcaggCCCTCCAGTGCCACTTCACCTGGAACTTTGAAATCAGAGACCAGGTAGATGCAGttcacctcctccaaactctggCTCTCAGGATTGCCCACACTCACTACCAGAACCAGCCCACGCTCCTTGCCATGCAGGCTTATCTCTGCCACCTGCAAGGGCAATATGAAGACGCTCTGCAAAGCCTTAGAGAAGCCGAAGAGATTCTGCAAAGAGATCACCCAGATAACTTCCCCCGGCAGGTCCTGGTCATTTATGGAAACTACGCCTGGATCTATTATCACTTGGCCCACTATGATTTGGTTGAGCTTTACCTGGACAAGGTTAGAGAGATCTGCCGCTCCCTGAAGAGCCGCTCTCCACATGCAGCTCAGATCCCTGAGATACATGCACAGAAAGGCTGGTCTCTCCTGGCAGCAGGCTTCCGCAATGGCACTGAAGCCACAAAGTGTTTCCAAATTGCATTAAGAGAAGACGAAGCAAATGGGGAATTTCTTGCTGGGTTGGCAATTGCGGTCTTTGCATCGTGGACTCACTCACACAAGCCTGTACTTCGGGAAGCAGCCAAAAAGAAGTTGGTTGCCATTCTCCATGAACAGCAGCAAAACTATGAAGCTAAGGTGTATTTAGCCAAGATCCTTAAGAAGTGTGATAGACAGCAAGCCAAAGCCCTCTTAGAAGATGTTGTTCAGAATAGCCTGGACCCTGAGGTCCTGAGACATGCAGCCAAGTTCTTTCAACCAGAATTCATAGAAAAAGCAATCTCTGTTCTAGAGCAAGCAATCTCTCTGAACCCCAATTATCATCTCCTTCACTATGACCTTGGCGTCTGCTACAAGAAACAACTGGAGCAGGCCAAGtcaggcagaagagaagaaatattggCAGCAGCTATTGAGGCCTTCAAAAAGGCTGTGCAGAAAGATCCAGCCTCTGTGTTTTCAAGGCTGGCTTTAGCTGAAATGTATGGAGAAAACACACCTCACTACCAAGAAGAGATTTATCTCAATCTCCTGAGTGAAATGCCCAGCCTCAGCAAGAAGTGTCAGCAGGCAGTCTACCTTCACTGGGGGGATTTCCTCTTCTACAAGCAGAAGTCAGTGTGGGAGGCAGCTAAGATGTACAAAGCAGGTTTTGCCATTCCAGACAACTACCTGGAGAGGCAACAACTGAAAAGCAGGTTGGAAGAGGTGTCAGGAGAATTCCAGCAGAGCTTCCAAACCACAGAGGCTGAGGCCATACATTACTTCATTCAAGAGAATGAAAGTCCGTGGTACATGGGGAGATCCACTGGTGGCaacaacagagcaggagactggagaaggagagaaaatgcaggatcctttcccttcccttccgtGGACACACCACGACCTCTTTCTTAA